The proteins below come from a single Leptotrichia sp. oral taxon 223 genomic window:
- a CDS encoding transposase — translation MIKKTYITMPSEKFISHILIHLPPKNFKMVNRYGFYSRCISDRLKKTIDAFRKNIAVSRYSFYQRQMYKTFWMNPFYCPVCKVKMIVWEFYHYKYPAPRKYHYKKI, via the coding sequence ATGATAAAAAAAACTTACATTACTATGCCTTCTGAAAAATTTATTTCCCATATTTTAATTCATCTGCCCCCTAAGAACTTTAAGATGGTAAACCGCTACGGATTTTATTCAAGGTGTATTTCCGACAGGCTTAAAAAGACAATTGATGCTTTCAGGAAAAACATTGCCGTGTCAAGATATTCATTTTATCAAAGGCAGATGTACAAGACTTTTTGGATGAATCCTTTTTACTGTCCAGTATGCAAGGTTAAAATGATTGTATGGGAATTTTATCATTACAAGTATCCAGCTCCCAGAAAATATCATTATAAAAAAATATAG
- a CDS encoding transposase has protein sequence MIRYLGQYFSRSPIAEYKITDIADDKVTFFFNDLANDKKNLHYYAF, from the coding sequence ATTATCAGGTATCTTGGACAATACTTCTCACGCTCCCCTATTGCCGAATACAAGATTACTGACATTGCTGATGACAAGGTCACTTTCTTTTTTAACGATCTAGCTAATGATAAAAAAAACTTACATTACTATGCCTTCTGA